One Aegilops tauschii subsp. strangulata cultivar AL8/78 chromosome 7, Aet v6.0, whole genome shotgun sequence genomic window carries:
- the LOC109745706 gene encoding putative clathrin assembly protein At5g35200, with the protein MAGGGTQQSLRKYLGALKDTTTVSLAKVNSDYKELDIAIVKATNHSERPSREKYIREIFLSISAARPRADVAYCIHALARRLSKTRNWAVALKTLIVIHRALREVDPTFREELINYGRSRSHMLNMAYFKDDSSSGAWDYSAWVRTYASYLEERLECFRVLKYDVESDPPRTRDLDTVGVLDHLPPLQQLLFRLLACQPQGASSYNVIIQHALSMVALESVKIYTAISDGTINLVDKFFEMQRNDAVRALDIYKRATNQSERLSEFYEVCKTIHVARGEKFLKIEQPPASFMQTMEEYVRDAPAMKDKAILAIEYNKEPEEEVKPTSPPPVSEPEVEQEPEPEPEPEPVKEEAPAAEPTDLLGLNETHPAVAEIDERNALALAIVPIDDVPQAAPAFENGVTGWELALVTAPSSNETAVASGKKLAGGLDLLTLDSLYEDANRRASQPASYNPWETTGAAPAPMMQQPAAMQDPFYGSNGYATPHAVQMAAMAHQQQAFMLQQQMMMASHHPQAQQYHQAQAAPANPFGANPFAPAGAQHPYGGAGTGMMPLHAVQGSAYTGLI; encoded by the exons ATGGCGGGTGGTGGCACTCAGCAGAGCCTCAGGAAGTACCTCGGTGCCCTCAAGGACACCACAACCGTGAGCCTGGCGAAAGTGAACAGCGATTACAAG GAACTGGACATTGCGATTGTGAAGGCCACCAACCATAGCGAGCGTCCATCGAGGGAGAAGTACATAAGAG AAATTTTCCTTTCCATCTCTGCCGCAAGGCCAAGGGCTGATGTAGCTTACTGCATTCATGCTCTAGCGAGGCGTCTTTCAAAGACACGGAACTGGGCG GTTGCACTAAAGACATTAATTGTCATACATCGTGCCCTTCGAGAAGTTGACCCCACGTTCCGTGAAGAGCTTATTAATTATGGCAGATCTAGATCACATATGCTAAACATGGCCTACTTTAAGGATGATTCTAGTTCAGGAG CTTGGGATTATTCTGCATGGGTACGCACTTATGCTTCATATTTGGAAGAGAGACTTGAATGTTTCCGAGTGCTGAAGTATGATGTGGAGTCAGATCCTCCG AGGACTCGGGATCTTGATACTGTTGGTGTGCTAGATCATCTGCCACCACTGCAGCAACTTCTTTTCCGGCTTCTTGCTTGCCAG CCACAAGGGGCATCATCTTATAATGTTATAATTCAGCATGCGCTTTCAATG GTTGCTCTGGAGAGTGTCAAGATCTACACTGCCATTAGTGATGGGACAATAAATCTTGTTGACAAG TTCTTTGAAATGCAAAGAAATGACGCTGTTAGGGCCCTTGATATATACAAAAGAGCAACTAACCAG TCTGAGAGATTGTCGGAATTTTATGAAGTGTGTAAAACAATACACGTGGCACGTGGTGAGAAGTTCTTGAAAATTGAACAG CCTCCGGCATCATTCATGCAAACTATGGAGGAATATGTGAGGGATGCTCCCGCGATGAAAGATAAG GCAATACTGGCTATAGAATACAACAAAGAGCCAGAGGAGGAAGTCAAGCCAACTTCACCGCCCCCGGTTTCAGAACCCGAAGTGGAACAAGAGCCGGAGCCCGAACCAGAACCAGAGCCAGTAAAAGAGGAAGCACCTGCTGCTGAACCAACAGACTTGCTG GGTCTGAATGAAACACACCCTGCTGTGGCCGAGATAGATGAGAGGAACGCTCTAGCGCTGGCAATTGTTCCAATAG ATGACGTGCCCCAGGCCGCTCCTGCTTTTGAAAATGGAGTCACAGGCTGGGAGCTGGCCCTTGTCACTGCACCCAGCTCAAATGAAACTGCCGTCGCTTCAGGCAAAAAATTG GCTGGTGGACTGGACTTGCTCACCCTTGACAGCCTATACGAAGACGCGAACCGACGAGCGAGCCAGCCCGCAAGCTACAACCCCTGGGAGACCACCGGTGCTGCCCCGGCCCCGATGATGCAACAGCCAGCAGCAATGCAGGACCCGTTCTACGGCTCGAACGGGTACGCGACGCCCCATGCGGTGCAGATGGCCGCCATGGCCCACCAGCAGCAGGCTTTCATGCTTCAGCAGCAGATGATGATGGCCAGCCACCACCCTCAGGCACAACAATACCACCAGGCACAGGCGGCCCCAGCGAACCCATTCGGCGCGAACCCGTTTGCGCCCGCGGGAGCCCAACACCCTTACGGTGGCGCTGGCACTGGGATGATGCCCCTCCACGCTGTCCAGGGCAGTGCGTACACCGGGCTGATCTAG